In Chryseobacterium lactis, a single genomic region encodes these proteins:
- a CDS encoding TIGR02452 family protein, protein MTNKGMAKDTLEILAKTYYINKENERISIANEMESSKKRTTLYTPERLSGLVENPMPEPTFETRIETWNCSSLKAILKLAEEENQDKLMCLNFASAKNPGGGFMSGAEAQEESLARTSALYETLLMAEDYYTTHRNMKSCFYTDNMIYSPQVPVFRKDKGELLDKPVLCNFITSPAVNAGVVKRQEPERIDEILSAMAKRMDKMFSLALNEGNEVLILGAWGCGVFRNDPKEIAGLFKTHLQGKYKNKFKRVVFAVLTKKEEMLKLFEEVIS, encoded by the coding sequence ATGACAAATAAAGGAATGGCAAAAGATACACTGGAAATCCTTGCCAAAACATATTATATAAATAAAGAAAACGAAAGAATAAGTATAGCAAACGAAATGGAGTCCAGTAAAAAAAGGACTACATTATACACTCCGGAACGACTTTCAGGATTGGTAGAAAACCCAATGCCAGAACCCACTTTTGAAACTCGGATTGAAACCTGGAATTGCAGTTCTCTGAAAGCTATTTTAAAACTGGCTGAAGAAGAAAATCAAGATAAACTTATGTGCCTGAATTTTGCTTCAGCAAAAAATCCGGGTGGTGGTTTTATGAGTGGCGCAGAAGCACAGGAAGAAAGCCTGGCCAGGACTTCAGCTTTATATGAAACCCTGTTAATGGCAGAGGACTATTATACCACCCATCGCAATATGAAATCATGTTTTTATACGGATAATATGATTTACAGCCCGCAGGTTCCCGTTTTCAGAAAAGATAAAGGGGAATTGCTTGATAAACCTGTTTTATGTAATTTCATCACTTCTCCTGCAGTCAATGCAGGTGTTGTAAAACGCCAGGAACCGGAAAGGATAGATGAGATATTAAGTGCTATGGCGAAGAGAATGGACAAAATGTTTTCACTAGCATTAAACGAGGGAAATGAAGTCTTAATCTTGGGAGCATGGGGATGCGGAGTGTTCAGAAACGACCCGAAGGAAATTGCGGGATTATTTAAAACACATCTTCAGGGGAAATATAAAAATAAATTTAAGAGAGTGGTTTTTGCAGTGCTTACAAAGAAAGAAGAAATGCTGAAACTGTTTGAGGAAGTTATTTCCTAA
- a CDS encoding DUF4291 domain-containing protein: MKEFEIRADYKNDTLVVYQAYNKVIAKAALENQKFTAPFSFNRMTWIKPSFLWMMERSNYGQKPNQEYTLALHIKREAWEKALELAILTSPEKRAYPNPKIWEEEFENANVYVQWDPERNIKGTKLNYRSIQVGISRHLIEEFNEDWIVKIEDYNPLVKKILNLTKSGEFEKAKKLLPVEKNYPLSGELARRIGADI; this comes from the coding sequence ATGAAAGAATTTGAAATAAGAGCAGATTATAAAAATGATACCCTGGTGGTATATCAGGCCTATAATAAAGTCATTGCAAAAGCTGCTTTAGAGAATCAGAAGTTTACAGCTCCGTTTTCATTCAACAGAATGACGTGGATTAAACCTTCTTTTCTGTGGATGATGGAACGGAGTAATTACGGACAAAAACCGAATCAGGAATATACGCTTGCCTTGCATATTAAAAGAGAAGCCTGGGAAAAAGCACTGGAACTGGCTATTTTAACTTCTCCTGAAAAAAGAGCATATCCCAATCCCAAAATCTGGGAAGAAGAGTTTGAAAATGCCAACGTATATGTACAATGGGATCCGGAACGAAATATCAAAGGTACAAAACTCAATTACCGTTCCATACAGGTCGGAATCAGCAGGCATCTGATAGAAGAATTTAATGAAGATTGGATCGTCAAAATAGAAGATTATAACCCTTTGGTAAAGAAGATTTTAAACTTGACAAAGTCCGGAGAATTTGAGAAGGCAAAAAAACTCTTACCTGTGGAAAAAAATTATCCATTATCAGGAGAACTGGCCCGGAGAATAGGAGCCGATATTTAA
- a CDS encoding adenylosuccinate synthetase, whose translation MKKAQIVIGLGFGDEGKGITTDFLAQQNPEAVVIRFSGGQQAAHTVMIDDRKHVHSSFASGALRGLPSYFTEHCTIHPVFLLNEREELREKGGNIELHIHPLAKVTTPFDVWQNRTSSKNLEDGTCGKGVGATMKRHESPYKLFAIDLIAPKAMLVEKLKNIAYYYGFLDKDEVEKQLQSFLEAIDAIDWKIDDYHYLNSFDHFIFEGSQGILLDMDHGVFPNVTYASTTSKNAFEVCKYLGIENIEMYYVTRSYTTRHGSGWMSNEKPLNLKNNEEETCIFNEYQKHLRLGDLDYNLLNYALKLDSAYVNSTKKNLIVTCLDQIDKEFKWENLEMKFDAIFGSYSPYSKDFQQLF comes from the coding sequence ATGAAAAAGGCACAAATCGTTATAGGATTGGGTTTTGGTGATGAAGGAAAAGGAATTACAACTGATTTTCTGGCGCAACAAAATCCGGAAGCGGTGGTCATCAGATTTTCAGGAGGACAGCAGGCTGCCCATACCGTGATGATCGACGACAGAAAGCATGTTCATTCCAGTTTTGCGAGCGGAGCATTGCGAGGCCTGCCTTCTTATTTTACAGAACATTGTACCATTCATCCTGTTTTCCTGTTAAATGAACGGGAAGAGTTAAGAGAGAAAGGAGGAAATATAGAATTACATATTCACCCCTTGGCAAAAGTAACTACTCCTTTTGATGTCTGGCAAAACAGAACAAGCTCCAAAAACCTGGAAGATGGCACCTGCGGAAAAGGAGTTGGAGCTACCATGAAAAGACATGAAAGTCCTTATAAACTATTTGCCATTGATTTGATTGCCCCAAAAGCAATGCTGGTCGAAAAGCTGAAAAACATTGCTTATTACTATGGTTTTTTAGATAAGGACGAGGTTGAAAAACAATTGCAGTCTTTTTTAGAAGCAATCGATGCCATCGACTGGAAAATAGATGATTATCATTATCTTAATTCCTTTGATCATTTTATTTTTGAAGGTAGTCAGGGAATTTTATTGGATATGGATCACGGAGTTTTTCCCAATGTGACTTATGCCAGCACCACTTCAAAAAATGCCTTTGAGGTATGCAAATATCTTGGGATTGAAAATATAGAAATGTACTATGTGACAAGAAGTTATACCACGCGTCATGGAAGCGGATGGATGAGTAATGAAAAGCCATTGAATTTAAAAAATAATGAGGAAGAAACCTGTATATTTAATGAATATCAGAAACACCTGAGATTAGGTGATCTGGATTACAACCTGCTGAATTATGCCTTAAAGCTTGATAGTGCCTATGTTAATTCAACAAAAAAGAATCTGATAGTAACATGCCTGGATCAGATTGATAAGGAATTTAAATGGGAAAATCTGGAAATGAAGTTTGATGCCATTTTTGGATCTTATTCTCCTTATTCAAAAGATTTTCAACAGCTTTTTTAA